Proteins found in one Physeter macrocephalus isolate SW-GA chromosome 17, ASM283717v5, whole genome shotgun sequence genomic segment:
- the LOC102992843 gene encoding free fatty acid receptor 2 — protein MPSLENSLILTAYIIIFLTGLPTNILALRAFAGRVRQPRPAPVHILLLSLTLADLLLLLLLPFKIVEAASDSRWYLPQLVCALVAFGFYSSIYCSTWLLAGISVERYLGVAFPVQYKLSRRPVYGVIAAVVSWILSFGHCTLVIIIQYFNSTQGATNESSITCYENFTPEQLKVVLPVRLELCLVLFFIPMVVTIFCYWRFVWIMLTQPHVRAQRRRRAVGLAVVTLLNFLVCFGPYNISHLVGFHMKASPRWRAEAVVFSSLNASLDPLLFYFSSSVVRRAFGKGLQALRHQGSSLLGCRVKETAEVANVDRGVSQTEGAPSSDFTTD, from the coding sequence ATGCCCAGCTTGGAAAACTCCTTGATCCTCACAGCCTACATCATCATCTTCCTCACTGGTCTCCCCACCAACATCCTGGCGCTGCGGGCCTTTGCGGGGCGCGTCCGCCAGCCTCGCCCCGCCCCCGTCCACATCCTCCTGCTCAGCCTGACGCTGGCGGACCTCttgctgctcttgctgctgccCTTCAAGATAGTGGAGGCCGCGTCTGACTCCCGCTGGTACCTGCCGCAGCTAGTCTGTGCCCTCGTGGCTTTTGGCTTCTACAGCAGCATCTACTGCAGCACGTGGCTCCTGGCGGGCATCAGCGTCGAGCGCTACCTGGGAGTGGCTTTCCCCGTGCAGTACAAGCTGTCCCGCCGGCCCGTGTACGGAGTGATTGCTGCTGTGGTCTCCTGGATCTTGTCCTTTGGTCATTGCACCCTGGTGATCATCATTCAGTACTTTAACTCAACCCAGGGGGCCACAAATGAGAGTAGCATAACCTGCTATGAGAACTTCACCCCAGAGCAGCTGAAGGTGGTGCTTCCCGTGCGGCTAGAGCTGTGCCTCGTCCTCTTCTTCATTCCCATGGTGGTCACCATCTTCTGCTACTGGCGTTTTGTGTGGATCATGCTCACCCAGCCCCATGTGAGGGCCCAGAGGCGGCGCCGGGCTGTGGGGCTGGCTGTGGTGACCCTCCTTAATTTCCTGGTGTGCTTTGGGCCATATAACATATCCCACCTGGTGGGGTTCCACATGAAGGCAAGCCCCAGGTGGCGGGCAGAAGCCGTGGTATTCAGTTCCCTCAATGCCAGTCTGGACCCCttgcttttctatttctcttcttcagtCGTGCGCAGGGCCTTTGGAAAAGGGTTGCAGGCACTGCGGCATCAGGGCTCCTCCCTGCTGGGATGCAGAGTCAAAGAGACAGCAGAAGTGGCGAATGTGGACAGGGGTGTGAGTCAAACAGAGGGAGCGCCGAGTTCTGACTTCACCACGGACTAA